One stretch of Rhodoferax lithotrophicus DNA includes these proteins:
- a CDS encoding esterase/lipase family protein produces the protein MLARYLRFTYLVQFLTGALLGTWGAVAMAPHWGASALGLVLIGGFGWILFWQVVIIGFSMWTSRTDGPLWPWLQATWGELQAAVLVFGLRMPWVKNHPGILLPTGQPTPGSTALPVVLVHGFVCNHRVWDKIVPALRQAGHPVIAVDLEPLFTSIEDYAALLERVVQDLRRQTGASQVVLVGHSMGGLAIRAWLRAFGAAQAAKIITLGTPHQGTRAPQWVHTPNGQQMAWHSTWLAELSASETPQKRQLMHLALTQHDNIVYPQVAQRLESARVTEFSGIGHLQMCLDAGVIRWLLQQTADTH, from the coding sequence ATGCTTGCCCGCTACCTTCGTTTCACCTACCTTGTGCAATTTTTGACCGGTGCCTTGCTCGGCACCTGGGGGGCGGTGGCCATGGCTCCGCATTGGGGAGCTAGCGCACTCGGCTTGGTGCTGATCGGTGGCTTCGGCTGGATTTTGTTTTGGCAGGTGGTGATCATTGGATTTTCCATGTGGACATCCCGCACCGATGGGCCGCTCTGGCCCTGGCTACAAGCAACGTGGGGGGAACTCCAAGCGGCGGTGCTGGTGTTTGGCTTGCGCATGCCCTGGGTCAAAAACCATCCCGGCATCTTGCTGCCCACTGGCCAACCCACTCCTGGGTCAACCGCCCTGCCAGTGGTGCTGGTGCATGGTTTTGTGTGTAACCACCGGGTGTGGGACAAGATCGTGCCAGCGTTGCGCCAGGCGGGTCACCCGGTGATTGCCGTGGATTTGGAGCCCCTGTTCACGTCCATTGAAGATTACGCCGCCTTGCTGGAGCGTGTGGTGCAAGACCTGCGCCGCCAAACCGGGGCATCCCAAGTGGTGCTGGTCGGCCACAGCATGGGCGGTTTGGCGATTCGGGCCTGGCTGCGCGCCTTTGGGGCCGCGCAGGCGGCCAAAATCATCACCCTGGGCACACCGCATCAAGGCACCCGTGCGCCACAGTGGGTTCACACCCCCAATGGGCAACAAATGGCCTGGCACAGCACTTGGCTGGCCGAACTGTCGGCCAGTGAAACACCGCAAAAACGCCAACTGATGCACCTGGCCTTGACGCAGCACGACAACATTGTTTACCCACAAGTGGCGCAGCGGCTTGAGAGCGCCCGCGTGACCGAGTTCAGTGGTATCGGGCATCTGCAAATGTGTCTGGATGCGGGGGTGATCCGCTGGCTGTTGCAGCAAACCGCAGACACCCACTGA
- a CDS encoding sulfite exporter TauE/SafE family protein, with protein MHDIAFIFAGFFVGTVVGLTGVGGGSLMTPILIFVFGVKPYMAVGTDLLFAAFTKLGGTVKMARSGLVPWRVVLQLSAGSIPAALITLWILKTVGPADAAIQRLMTTTLGVALLLTAAATLYKALRGKAAPTRIAAGQEALVLTPRHWSLPLLFGALIGTLVSLTSVGAGAIGVTVLMLLYPLLPLPRIVAADIAYAVPLTLVAGAGHASLGSVDWSMLSLLLAGSLPGIWLGSHFMSRVPERVIRSLLSLLLAYAGTKLIAI; from the coding sequence ATGCATGACATCGCTTTTATCTTCGCTGGTTTTTTTGTAGGTACCGTGGTCGGATTGACCGGCGTGGGGGGTGGCTCGCTCATGACCCCGATTCTGATATTTGTCTTTGGCGTGAAGCCCTACATGGCGGTGGGCACTGACCTGCTGTTTGCCGCCTTCACCAAACTGGGCGGCACGGTCAAGATGGCCCGCTCTGGCCTGGTGCCATGGCGTGTGGTGTTGCAACTCAGTGCCGGCAGCATTCCGGCTGCGCTGATCACCCTGTGGATTCTGAAAACTGTCGGCCCGGCCGATGCCGCCATCCAGCGACTGATGACCACCACCCTGGGCGTAGCCCTGCTGCTCACCGCTGCGGCCACCTTGTACAAGGCGCTGCGTGGCAAAGCCGCCCCGACTCGTATTGCGGCAGGCCAGGAGGCCTTGGTGCTGACCCCGCGCCACTGGAGCCTGCCGCTGCTGTTTGGCGCGCTGATTGGCACGCTGGTGTCGCTCACCTCAGTCGGGGCTGGTGCGATTGGGGTCACAGTGCTGATGCTGCTCTACCCCCTGCTACCGCTGCCGCGTATTGTGGCCGCCGACATTGCCTACGCCGTGCCGCTGACGCTGGTAGCCGGTGCTGGTCACGCCAGCCTGGGCTCGGTGGACTGGTCGATGCTGAGCCTGCTGCTGGCGGGCTCCTTGCCCGGCATCTGGCTGGGCTCGCATTTCATGAGCCGTGTGCCGGAGCGCGTGATCCGCTCCCTGTTGTCGCTGCTGCTGGCCTATGCCGGCACCAAACTGATTGCCATTTGA
- a CDS encoding PAS domain-containing hybrid sensor histidine kinase/response regulator, giving the protein MIPTHKPHEEAKPVSPLLTRLDRPLEWLFGIFLLCLFLVFGLRGYFSNLESEIKQLGANERARLFVGEEIVRSIQALEKDIYSMALTQNSTGFQRISQSVNTHLSKLKNDLDVLQVGGVSTRQMQLNLDSAEQMVREARYTPPADGSAVVMELLEIAPQLNTIGLKKEALGLLLQRRWNTIENEDRDGFYQVEEEIALLLKQIPPYFERLHENANRLFLEGDQRLKVLDNNLQSRTEHLQQIETGLISLVVILGGLSGILFMRRLTAALRSAEIAKQDAEQQRAQNDTMLNTLGDGVYATDMQGAITFINRVGEHILGWSAAELQGKPAHQAIHATYPDGTHFPQEKCPLIKVLDQGMAVDGEEHFVNRLGRHIPVSYRSSPLLKDGKIAGSLVSFHDISERIESEARIRLQQAALDAAANMIVITNRAGIIEYVNPAFCKITGYEPDEVVGEHSRKLSSGQHERGFYQQMWQALLEGRSWEGELTNRRKNGEIYSEQMTITPIIEGGEVAHFVAIKRDISEEIRTRTQLKLIEAAIQDTDQGIHIMDALPHEQGPIIQYINAGFCRISGYSRDEVLGQRAGFMRSPDADVAKFAQISQAMSEGASITLEMNYLRKDRTPFVGELHLSPVHSDNGIVSHYIGLLSDIELRKQAERALHEARDQALENSRLKSEFLSTMSHEIRTPMNGIIGMTDLLLDTQLDAEQRDFTSIVRDSAQALLVIINDILDFSKIEAGKLDIEVTALAIQPLVQGSIELLTARAQEKSLRLTSQLDPSLPHYLRGDPTRLRQVLLNLLSNAIKFTHQGQVELTVVRVAGTPEMVRFEVHDTGIGISPATQARLFQSFTQADSSTTRKYGGTGLGLAICKRLVELMGGTIGIHSQVNQGSTFWFTLPLEPVNTAEGALTAGDEVMDDAWEMLAPSPEMTESGTTTRHTPGDRGLILLAEDNLINQKVAQLQVTQMGYTLHIVNNGQEAVQAVEAAVARQVNMYAAVLMDCQMPVLDGFEATALIRKAEQDNARPHMPIIAMTANAMQGDREHCLSAGMDDYLSKPIRPGQLRQLLEQWVQTPGTPQAPLATRPPRPPEVPDGVKMGVLINFDYLNDIFGDDTETITRLLTLFKQTTDVLMNKLAMALQEQDTSGVCSLAHELKGSCGNMGLERMARLASELEARAEDRLWPQANVLQQHLSQAYADTLAASKNAR; this is encoded by the coding sequence ATGATCCCAACGCACAAGCCCCACGAAGAAGCCAAGCCGGTTTCCCCATTGCTGACACGGCTTGATCGGCCACTGGAGTGGCTGTTTGGCATTTTTTTACTTTGCCTGTTCCTGGTGTTCGGGCTGCGGGGCTACTTCAGCAACCTGGAATCCGAAATCAAACAACTCGGTGCCAACGAGCGCGCACGGTTGTTTGTGGGCGAAGAAATCGTGCGCAGCATTCAGGCGCTGGAAAAAGACATCTACAGCATGGCCCTGACACAAAACAGCACGGGATTCCAGCGCATCAGTCAATCGGTCAACACGCACCTGAGCAAGCTGAAAAATGATCTGGATGTGCTCCAGGTCGGCGGTGTTTCGACCCGACAGATGCAACTCAACCTGGATAGCGCAGAACAGATGGTGCGAGAGGCACGGTATACCCCGCCAGCAGATGGGTCTGCGGTGGTTATGGAACTGCTGGAAATTGCGCCCCAACTCAACACCATTGGCCTCAAAAAAGAGGCCTTGGGCTTGCTGCTGCAGCGCCGCTGGAACACCATTGAAAACGAAGACCGTGATGGTTTTTACCAGGTTGAGGAAGAGATTGCGTTACTGCTGAAACAAATCCCCCCCTATTTTGAGCGACTGCATGAAAACGCCAACCGCCTTTTCCTTGAAGGTGACCAGCGGCTGAAGGTGCTGGATAACAACTTGCAAAGCCGGACCGAACACCTCCAGCAAATTGAAACCGGACTGATTTCACTGGTGGTGATTTTGGGCGGACTGTCAGGTATTTTGTTCATGCGCCGCCTGACCGCGGCCCTGCGCTCGGCAGAAATTGCCAAACAGGATGCCGAACAACAACGTGCCCAGAACGACACCATGCTCAACACCTTGGGCGACGGTGTCTATGCCACCGACATGCAAGGCGCCATCACTTTCATCAACCGCGTGGGTGAGCATATTTTGGGATGGTCTGCGGCTGAACTACAGGGCAAGCCTGCGCACCAGGCCATCCACGCCACGTATCCAGATGGCACCCATTTCCCTCAAGAGAAATGCCCGCTGATCAAAGTGCTGGATCAGGGCATGGCCGTAGATGGCGAAGAACACTTTGTGAACCGCCTGGGTCGGCATATCCCGGTCTCGTATCGCTCCAGTCCCTTGCTCAAAGACGGCAAAATTGCAGGCTCCCTGGTGTCGTTTCACGACATCAGCGAACGTATTGAAAGCGAAGCACGCATTCGCCTGCAACAAGCCGCGCTGGATGCAGCAGCCAACATGATTGTGATCACCAACCGAGCGGGCATCATTGAGTATGTCAACCCGGCATTTTGCAAGATCACCGGCTATGAGCCGGACGAAGTCGTCGGGGAACACTCCCGCAAGCTCAGCTCCGGGCAGCATGAGCGCGGGTTTTACCAGCAGATGTGGCAAGCCTTGCTGGAGGGCAGATCCTGGGAGGGAGAACTGACCAACCGGCGTAAAAACGGGGAGATTTATTCCGAGCAAATGACTATCACCCCGATCATTGAAGGTGGTGAAGTTGCGCACTTTGTGGCCATCAAGCGTGACATCTCTGAAGAAATTCGCACCCGCACGCAGCTCAAACTGATTGAGGCGGCCATTCAGGACACCGATCAGGGCATCCACATCATGGATGCATTGCCGCATGAACAAGGGCCGATCATCCAGTACATCAATGCCGGTTTCTGCCGTATTTCTGGCTATAGCCGTGATGAAGTCCTGGGTCAGCGCGCCGGCTTCATGCGCAGCCCGGACGCTGATGTGGCCAAGTTCGCCCAGATCAGTCAGGCCATGAGCGAAGGTGCCAGCATTACCCTGGAGATGAATTACCTGCGCAAAGACCGCACCCCCTTTGTGGGCGAGCTGCACCTTTCGCCGGTGCACAGTGACAACGGCATCGTCAGCCACTACATCGGGCTGCTGTCAGACATTGAACTGCGCAAACAGGCCGAACGTGCGCTGCACGAAGCGCGTGATCAGGCACTGGAAAACTCGCGGCTGAAATCCGAGTTTTTGTCCACCATGAGCCACGAAATTCGCACCCCCATGAACGGCATCATTGGTATGACCGACTTGTTGCTGGACACCCAGCTGGATGCCGAACAGCGCGATTTCACCAGCATCGTGCGGGACTCGGCGCAGGCCTTGCTGGTCATCATCAACGATATTCTGGATTTTTCCAAAATTGAGGCGGGCAAGCTCGACATTGAAGTCACGGCCCTGGCTATCCAGCCACTGGTGCAAGGCAGTATCGAACTGCTGACCGCCAGAGCCCAAGAAAAATCATTGCGCCTGACCAGCCAGCTGGACCCAAGCTTGCCCCACTACCTGCGCGGCGACCCCACCCGGCTACGCCAGGTATTGCTGAACCTGTTGAGCAACGCCATCAAATTCACCCACCAAGGACAAGTCGAACTGACGGTGGTGCGTGTTGCGGGTACCCCCGAGATGGTGCGTTTTGAGGTGCATGACACCGGCATTGGGATCAGCCCGGCCACACAAGCCAGACTGTTCCAGTCGTTCACCCAGGCGGACAGCTCCACCACACGCAAATACGGTGGTACGGGCCTGGGCCTGGCGATCTGCAAACGGCTGGTGGAATTGATGGGGGGAACCATCGGCATTCACAGCCAGGTCAACCAAGGTTCCACCTTCTGGTTCACACTGCCCCTGGAGCCCGTCAACACCGCTGAGGGTGCCCTGACTGCCGGCGATGAGGTCATGGATGATGCCTGGGAAATGTTGGCACCTTCGCCGGAGATGACCGAATCAGGCACCACGACCAGACACACACCAGGAGATCGGGGCCTGATTTTGTTGGCCGAAGACAACCTCATCAACCAGAAAGTGGCCCAGTTGCAAGTCACCCAAATGGGCTACACCCTGCACATCGTCAACAACGGTCAAGAAGCTGTGCAAGCCGTCGAAGCCGCCGTAGCACGCCAGGTGAATATGTACGCGGCCGTATTGATGGACTGCCAAATGCCGGTGCTGGACGGCTTTGAGGCAACCGCGCTGATCCGTAAGGCTGAACAAGACAACGCTCGCCCCCACATGCCCATCATTGCCATGACCGCCAACGCCATGCAAGGCGACCGTGAACACTGCCTGAGCGCAGGTATGGACGATTACCTGAGCAAACCCATCCGTCCAGGGCAATTGCGTCAGTTGCTGGAGCAGTGGGTTCAAACACCTGGCACACCCCAAGCGCCACTTGCCACCAGGCCACCCCGCCCGCCCGAAGTACCCGACGGGGTGAAGATGGGCGTGCTGATCAACTTTGACTACTTGAATGACATTTTTGGCGACGACACTGAAACCATCACCCGGCTGCTGACCCTGTTCAAGCAAACCACCGATGTGCTGATGAACAAACTTGCCATGGCCCTGCAAGAACAGGACACCTCTGGCGTGTGCAGCCTAGCGCATGAACTCAAAGGCTCCTGTGGCAATATGGGGCTGGAGCGTATGGCTCGCCTGGCCTCGGAACTGGAAGCCCGGGCAGAAGACCGGTTGTGGCCACAAGCCAACGTTTTGCAGCAGCATCTGAGTCAAGCCTATGCGGATACTCTGGCTGCCAGCAAAAACGCTCGTTAA
- a CDS encoding SIR2 family protein, with translation MDLALLEEKLSSYGGSGYYLFESFIIKILQAEATSRGQTLIYHSGNNIAAYDAVAPEGFGDIPGPVAIEIVRSLSPNRIAKELQRHISLSQDGASSLLLISIGSYPVDAKALIAKNFPSAKNIVLWGQNEIQALINRHPQVSAEVADNLFSNRFRVALEGKYEDWKEQRKTVISAIRENYMSGRFSMLLGAGVSSSAGLPDWDTLLNSLFVSMLTEDGVGGKNADPDQISSIVKRLRQIDGPSALMLARYIRKGIAADSQSEQGKFIKAVTEQLYGLRNKKYSISSPLIKSIANLCAPSRTGAKVKSVLTYNFDDLLEREIKARGLSYRSIFEEVDLASPEELPIYHVHGFLPENRDEYQNINKATLVFSEEGYHQIYREAYHWSNLIQLNSLKETSCLMVGLSLTDPNLRRLLEISAKSIDKPKHFAFMKRITYESFSTEGEKPAVRAPSGLVKRFLDRHHKLNEGVLRELGVNIIWYEQYEEIPTLLQSISKGV, from the coding sequence GTGGATCTTGCACTATTAGAAGAAAAGCTCTCCAGCTACGGGGGCAGCGGATACTACCTGTTTGAATCATTCATTATAAAAATTCTTCAGGCAGAAGCCACTAGCAGAGGTCAAACTCTGATCTATCACTCCGGCAACAACATTGCCGCGTATGACGCAGTTGCGCCAGAAGGTTTTGGTGACATACCGGGCCCTGTGGCAATCGAGATAGTTCGCTCTTTAAGTCCCAACAGAATAGCCAAGGAGTTACAGCGCCACATCAGTCTTTCACAGGATGGCGCGTCGTCCTTGCTCCTCATTTCCATTGGAAGCTATCCCGTCGATGCCAAGGCATTAATAGCAAAGAACTTTCCAAGCGCAAAAAACATTGTCCTGTGGGGGCAAAATGAAATCCAGGCTCTTATAAACAGGCACCCACAGGTATCCGCTGAAGTTGCCGACAATCTTTTCTCCAACCGATTCAGAGTGGCGTTAGAAGGAAAGTATGAGGACTGGAAAGAGCAGCGAAAGACTGTTATTTCGGCCATACGAGAAAACTACATGTCAGGCCGCTTCTCAATGCTGCTTGGCGCTGGCGTATCAAGCAGCGCAGGACTTCCGGACTGGGATACGCTTCTGAATTCCCTCTTTGTATCAATGCTTACAGAAGACGGCGTGGGAGGGAAGAACGCAGATCCAGATCAAATATCAAGCATTGTCAAACGCTTACGGCAAATTGACGGCCCATCCGCCCTAATGCTGGCCAGGTATATTAGAAAAGGCATTGCAGCCGACTCTCAATCCGAGCAAGGGAAGTTCATTAAGGCGGTGACAGAACAACTCTACGGCCTAAGGAACAAAAAATACTCAATTAGCTCTCCATTGATAAAATCAATCGCAAACCTTTGCGCTCCAAGCAGAACTGGCGCAAAAGTAAAGTCGGTTCTGACATACAACTTCGATGACTTGCTTGAGCGAGAAATTAAAGCGCGAGGGCTCTCTTATAGAAGCATATTTGAGGAGGTTGATCTCGCATCCCCTGAAGAACTGCCGATATATCATGTTCATGGATTTCTTCCAGAAAACAGGGATGAATATCAGAATATTAACAAGGCAACCCTTGTTTTTTCCGAAGAAGGCTACCATCAAATTTACAGAGAAGCCTATCACTGGTCAAATCTTATCCAGCTCAACAGTCTAAAAGAAACAAGCTGCCTTATGGTTGGTCTTTCTCTTACGGATCCAAACCTAAGACGATTGCTGGAAATATCCGCAAAGTCCATCGACAAACCGAAGCACTTTGCATTTATGAAGAGAATAACCTACGAAAGCTTCTCCACTGAGGGGGAAAAGCCAGCAGTGAGAGCCCCGTCAGGCTTGGTGAAGCGATTTCTTGATAGGCATCACAAGCTCAATGAAGGCGTGCTGCGCGAGTTAGGCGTCAACATTATTTGGTATGAGCAATATGAAGAAATACCAACATTGCTTCAAAGCATATCAAAAGGGGTCTAA
- a CDS encoding substrate-binding domain-containing protein produces the protein MILSFLRPLAFSLLIGSASMAVTAQTSPPEMLLHCGITMVRPMTEIAQLFEKRENVKIIIAQGGSEDLYQAAKSSGQGDWYLPGEPSYRTLHLKEGLLGNYVTVGYNQMALIVQKGNPKQVKANPKEMLRKDLVVILGNAESGSVGLEAKNVLDGLGIYPKVVKAAAFLSPDSRSLMNAMKKAEADLTLSWRATGLFADNAAKLDVIDLDPKLAKPQALLLNLLKSTQHPELAGKFMLLAASPEGQAIFRKHGFLDSQTPLDR, from the coding sequence ATGATTCTCTCTTTTCTCCGCCCACTGGCGTTCTCCCTTCTGATCGGGAGTGCCTCCATGGCGGTCACCGCACAAACCAGCCCGCCGGAGATGCTGCTGCATTGCGGCATCACCATGGTGCGGCCCATGACCGAGATTGCCCAACTCTTTGAAAAACGTGAAAACGTCAAGATCATCATTGCCCAGGGGGGATCTGAAGATCTTTATCAAGCCGCCAAGAGCAGTGGCCAGGGCGACTGGTATTTGCCCGGTGAGCCGTCATACCGTACCCTGCATCTGAAAGAAGGTTTGCTGGGCAACTATGTGACGGTGGGTTACAACCAGATGGCGCTGATCGTGCAAAAAGGAAACCCCAAACAAGTCAAGGCCAACCCCAAGGAAATGCTGCGCAAAGACCTGGTGGTGATTCTCGGCAATGCCGAATCGGGCAGTGTCGGGCTGGAGGCTAAAAACGTGCTGGATGGCTTGGGTATCTACCCCAAGGTGGTCAAGGCAGCGGCTTTTTTGTCACCCGACTCGCGCAGCTTGATGAACGCCATGAAAAAGGCTGAAGCCGACCTGACCCTGAGCTGGCGTGCCACGGGCTTGTTTGCCGACAATGCCGCCAAACTCGATGTGATTGACCTGGACCCCAAGCTGGCCAAACCGCAGGCCTTGCTGCTGAACTTGCTCAAAAGCACCCAGCATCCCGAATTGGCGGGCAAGTTCATGCTGTTGGCGGCCAGCCCTGAAGGGCAAGCAATTTTCAGAAAACATGGGTTCCTGGACAGTCAAACCCCGCTTGACCGCTGA
- a CDS encoding EamA family transporter yields the protein MSSTHRFSNVVPLLAVLGSVTALGIGTSLAKQLFAQVGSLGTTALRVGFSALIVLVLWRPWRWPLSHQDAGSLLRYGVALGGMNLLFYMSLRSIPFGVAVAIEFAGPLAMAMWSSRQRVDFVWLALAVFGLGLLLPFGHQGLVGLDPEGVAYALAAALCWAAYIVFGKRVGHLHAGHSVAWGLTVAALTVVPMGVWHAGAALLSPSVLLYGVMVAGISSALPISLEMLALKRLPQEAFGIMTSLEPAVAAFWGWLMLGEHLGVVQWAAMGCIMLAAAGSSVTARRDVPPSTASELVT from the coding sequence ATGTCTTCTACACACCGTTTTTCAAATGTCGTACCGCTGCTGGCCGTGTTGGGCTCGGTCACGGCGCTGGGTATTGGCACGTCTCTGGCCAAACAGCTTTTTGCCCAGGTGGGCTCTTTGGGCACCACCGCCTTGCGGGTGGGGTTTTCCGCGCTGATTGTGCTGGTGCTGTGGCGGCCCTGGCGCTGGCCTTTGTCGCACCAGGATGCGGGCTCGCTGCTGCGTTATGGCGTGGCATTGGGCGGGATGAACCTGCTGTTTTACATGTCGCTGCGCAGCATTCCCTTTGGTGTGGCGGTGGCGATTGAGTTTGCCGGGCCTCTGGCCATGGCCATGTGGTCATCGCGTCAGCGGGTGGACTTTGTCTGGCTGGCTCTGGCCGTGTTCGGTTTGGGCTTGTTGTTGCCTTTTGGCCATCAAGGCCTGGTCGGGCTGGACCCTGAGGGAGTGGCTTATGCGCTGGCAGCGGCCTTGTGCTGGGCGGCCTACATTGTGTTTGGCAAACGGGTGGGGCATTTGCATGCCGGGCACTCGGTGGCGTGGGGGCTCACGGTGGCGGCCCTCACCGTGGTGCCCATGGGGGTCTGGCACGCCGGTGCCGCGCTGCTTTCTCCGTCGGTGTTGTTGTACGGTGTGATGGTGGCCGGCATCTCCAGTGCGCTGCCCATTTCGTTGGAAATGCTGGCCCTGAAACGCTTGCCTCAGGAGGCTTTTGGCATCATGACCAGTCTGGAGCCCGCCGTGGCGGCCTTTTGGGGCTGGTTGATGCTCGGTGAACACCTGGGTGTTGTGCAATGGGCCGCCATGGGTTGCATCATGCTGGCGGCGGCGGGTAGTTCGGTGACAGCTCGGCGGGATGTGCCGCCCAGCACCGCTTCTGAGTTGGTGACGTGA
- a CDS encoding chromate transporter: protein MSTILSATDWLGLLTNFMALSLLAVGGAITTVPDMHRTLVNQHQWLTDSQFNAAIAIAQAAPGPNVLFVALMGWQVGLNAASGWAAGWQVWASALLGVLVSMLGILLPSTTLTFVASRWAHQNREWRAVRAFKQGLAPVVVALLMATGWILTTAQGTSVTHWPIWLLTTLVAILVWRTQLHLLWLLGAGAVLGWFNLI from the coding sequence ATGAGCACGATCCTGAGCGCCACCGACTGGCTGGGCCTGTTGACAAACTTCATGGCCCTCTCGCTGCTGGCAGTGGGGGGAGCGATCACCACCGTGCCGGACATGCACCGCACCTTGGTCAACCAGCACCAATGGCTGACCGATAGCCAGTTCAACGCCGCCATTGCCATCGCCCAAGCCGCACCCGGCCCCAATGTGCTGTTTGTGGCGCTGATGGGCTGGCAAGTAGGACTGAACGCGGCCAGTGGCTGGGCGGCAGGCTGGCAAGTCTGGGCCAGTGCACTGCTGGGCGTGCTGGTGTCGATGCTGGGTATTTTGCTGCCCAGCACCACACTGACATTTGTGGCCTCGCGCTGGGCCCACCAAAACCGCGAATGGCGTGCGGTGCGCGCCTTCAAGCAAGGCCTGGCCCCGGTGGTGGTGGCGCTGCTGATGGCGACCGGATGGATTTTGACCACCGCGCAAGGTACCAGTGTGACCCACTGGCCAATCTGGCTGCTGACCACCTTGGTGGCCATTCTGGTGTGGCGCACCCAGCTGCACTTGCTGTGGCTGCTGGGTGCAGGGGCCGTGTTAGGCTGGTTCAATCTGATTTGA
- a CDS encoding rhodanese-like domain-containing protein, with amino-acid sequence MNLEASELPENNAMLEMSLPTALELTHLGLATLLDIRQTFEIQMKGAIPDTLHIPLFEVKVMLGHTLTEDEQDILDAGQPKDMDAKSFFTMINQLHHERDHLLLCICNSGRRSLTAAALLRSLGYPKALSVAGGFQAWKKWQAARINAA; translated from the coding sequence ATGAACCTTGAAGCATCCGAATTGCCCGAAAACAATGCCATGCTGGAAATGTCATTGCCCACGGCCCTGGAACTGACGCACCTGGGCTTGGCCACGCTGCTGGATATCCGTCAGACTTTTGAGATCCAGATGAAGGGTGCCATTCCCGATACCTTGCATATCCCTTTGTTTGAAGTCAAAGTCATGTTGGGCCATACCTTGACGGAGGACGAGCAGGACATCCTGGATGCCGGGCAGCCCAAGGACATGGATGCCAAATCCTTCTTCACCATGATCAACCAGTTGCACCATGAGCGAGACCACCTGTTGTTGTGCATTTGCAACAGTGGCCGGCGTAGCCTGACGGCAGCTGCCTTGTTGCGCTCACTGGGTTACCCCAAGGCCTTGTCGGTCGCTGGTGGGTTTCAAGCCTGGAAAAAATGGCAAGCGGCCCGTATCAACGCCGCCTGA
- a CDS encoding chromate transporter — protein sequence MASNPTPNTLPDTPTDQPRPESLAALFWAFTALALQGFGGVVAITQRELVDKKKWLTPAQFLEDWAVAQILPGPNVVNLSLMIGDRYFGVRGGMVALAGMLSFPLVIVLLLAALFAGVSDSPHVQGALRGMGAVAAGMIAATGLKLFTALKQNVLGMTVCYALVATTFIAIAFLHLPLIWVLLSLGGIGGLWAYRQLGRLEQASAEQP from the coding sequence ATGGCCTCAAACCCTACTCCAAACACTTTGCCTGACACACCCACCGACCAGCCCCGCCCCGAAAGCCTTGCCGCGCTGTTTTGGGCCTTTACCGCCCTGGCTTTGCAAGGTTTTGGTGGTGTGGTCGCCATCACCCAGCGCGAGCTGGTAGACAAGAAAAAGTGGCTGACCCCCGCACAATTTCTGGAAGACTGGGCCGTGGCACAGATCCTTCCCGGCCCGAATGTGGTGAACCTGTCATTGATGATTGGTGACCGCTATTTTGGTGTGCGTGGCGGCATGGTGGCGCTGGCGGGCATGCTGAGTTTTCCGCTGGTGATTGTGTTGTTGCTGGCGGCACTGTTTGCCGGTGTGTCAGATTCCCCGCACGTACAAGGTGCCTTGCGCGGCATGGGTGCGGTTGCTGCCGGCATGATTGCCGCCACAGGCCTGAAACTGTTCACCGCTTTAAAGCAAAATGTGCTTGGAATGACCGTATGTTATGCGCTAGTAGCTACGACATTTATAGCAATTGCGTTCCTGCATCTGCCCTTGATCTGGGTGTTGCTGAGCCTGGGTGGCATTGGTGGGTTATGGGCTTACCGTCAGTTGGGGCGACTTGAACAAGCGTCCGCAGAACAACCATGA